The Plasmodium gaboni strain SY75 chromosome 9, whole genome shotgun sequence DNA segment tatctaaTAATCAAAGGAATACATTCTTTAACATATGTAAAGAATGTGATATGACATTTATAGAATTTGTTGATATGTTCATGCAAAGTGCTGTATTTGAATTATCTCCATTTTTACAATTAATACCTAGGAATACTCCTAAAAGTTATACAATTTCTTCTTCTCCAAAAGAATcaaaagatatattatcattaacTGTTAAGAAGAAACAATATTGTATACATTCTCTTAGAAGAgcattaaaaaattttaaaaaaaatgacaTGTTTCCAAAATTAAGTGAACAAAAATTACGAGATCTTTGTAGCAGAAGATGGTTTAAGGGATCATCTTCTTACTACCTAACAGAAGAATTAAATGTAAACGATATAGTTAAATTCAATATAAAATCTTCCAAATTTGTTCTCCCAGAAAATATCCAATCATctcatattattatgattgCTACAGGTACTGGAATTGCACCTTTTAAAGCTTTCCTCAGCgagtttatatattatgatcaacaaattgtaaaaaataattttgtaagaaaaggaaaaagaatattattttatggATGTAGAAAAAGAGAAATAGACTTCCTCTACGAAATGGAAATTATGGATGCTCTTGAGAAGAAACATATTGATGAAACATACTTTGCATTTTCACGAGATCAAGaaagtaaaatatatgtcCAGGATTTaattattcaaaataaGGAACTTGTATGGAATTTATTACAAAAGGGtgcatatatttatgtttgTGGAAATAGTAATATGAGTAAAGACGTAAACAAAACCATTAATAGTTTGCCTCAACATTTTaaacaaaatgataaaaaatttacgaaaaaattaaagaaatCTGGACGATATATCCATGAGATGTGGTAATGAGGTGACCCAACataacaatataatatatatatatatatatgggtgtttatatatttatttatatgtaattatattaatatataacatgATGTTATAGGTAGctattatttatattattttattatatatatttttttttttattaacatgttcataattttgtacatatttttatgaacatgttcataatttttatatacatttaaaaaatattttaattatatatatatatattcatatatatatattgttgTAACGCCTGTTTGTTTTActtattttaatttaaactatgtatttttgtaaatttttttgtttttactttttttttttttctttaaataattattattaatttacTTTTCTTAAAGCAGTAAAAACATTAAAACGATTAgacatatttataataaaaaaaataaaaattatatatatatatatatattaaaaagttttattatatatatatatatatatgtatttgtGATAAAATTACCTTTTCATAAAAACTATAGAAAACAAAATGACTTTCATTAGAGGCTCATTTATATTCCTGtacattttaataatcattataaatacaatatatcaaaatttatttgataatattgGCAATGTATCTATGATTTCAAAAATTTTCTCTTCTAATATTTTCGTTTCTACCAAAGGACATGGTTACATCGAAAATACTGTGGAAAATATTCCACAAATTGAAAATAGTAaaatcataaatatattacagCACGATGAAATTATCAACAAAGTGAATCATAATACCAATTATACGGATACATTATATAGACAACATAACCAAAAGAGTAAGAAgaacataaaaattaaatcaCCACAAAGAAAAAATCACCGCAAACTTGTtaaagtaaaaaataacataaatttcaacgaaataaaaaatgatcATGAAACCAATTCTAATGATAGCTTATTTAAGACAGAAGAAATAtctgaaaaaaaagagtGTAAGGGGAGCGCTAAAAATTGCATTAGAGGAAATGTTAAAAGTCTGATTAATGTAATGAAAGGTATGGAAATTAATAAGAACGAAAAAGATAATTCAGACTTAGATAAAgaaatgaatatatatgatgatgaaCATCATACTGTAATTGTATTTGATGGTACagatgaaaataaagatttatataataagtaCAAAAAGATTAAGAAAAATACGAATGGTATGGATTCAATAGTTATACAAGGTACAGAATATTTAGGTGTTGGTTatgattttatatttgGGAACCCGATAGGTGACCCATTTTTAAAAGTAGATCCTGGTTATAGAGATTcgataataaaattaacTTATCCTAAATCAGATGAAGATTATCctgataattatatgaatataaatcCGAATGGTTCCTTTGTGAGAAATGAAATATCTTGTAATAGATCAGAAAAAGAAAGTGAAATAAGTACTATGAGTGAATATACGAAAGAACTTTCTGTAGATGCATCTATAGGTGCTTCTTATGGATTATTTGGATCTTTTTCTGCATCTACTGGTTATAAGAGTGTATCAAATACTATATCTAAAAATAAGTTTCGAATGTTTATGTTGAAGAGTTATTGTTTTAAATACGTTGCTTCTTTATCTCAGTATTCTCAATGGAAACTAACTGATCAGTTTGTGAGGGCTATTTCTTTATTACCATCTCATTTTAATTCCCTAGAAAAGGATGGAACGTATTGTACAGATGAAGAATTCCGAGATAATCGCAAGAGTGAAAAATGCGGTAAGAGTGTCACAGCATGGATgtattttttcaaaaattTTGGGACTCATGTTTCTACTCTTTTACATTTAGGGGGGAAAATAACACAACAGGTAAAGATATcaaaaaatgattataaagCAATAACTGAAAGTGGTTTATCAGTTTCAGCTAGTGTATCAGCAGGATTTGGTTTGTTTAAAGTAAAGGGTTCTACAAATACGGAATCGAATGAATCTAGTAATGATGAATCATCTGCTTCCAGTTTAGAAAAAGAAACGGTAATAATAGGAGGAACAACAATTTTTGACCCCAATGACCCGAATAATTTTGAAAAGTGGGCAGAAAGTATAACCGAAAATCCAATGCCTATCAAAGGAGAATATGAGCCTTTATCTAGGATATTACCTACACGTTTATCAAAGATATATGAAGAAGCTTTAcgtttttatatatctgTAAATGTACCATCTAATTTTGGTCAGATAACAGATAATGAAATAAgacaatataatataaaagaagaGTTAATGAAAGCAACAATGGTTCATTCTAGTGGGACTGGTTTAGTTGTAGTTGAATGTGAAGAGAAACAAAATTTCCTTTTAGGTTTTTCATTATCTATACCTAATGATTTATcaaatttaaaagatttttatttaaattcATGTGACGAAGACTCGGATAAATGTTATTCGAAAATGAGTGATAATGTATACAGTTATATATTTGCCATGTGTAAAGAAGAAATGATACCATTTTTTGAACAAAAGGTAAAATCAGGTGTTGGTTTATTAACATTGGAATGTTCAGAAAAAAATCAGGTTATATTATTTGGTTTTGGAATAAGTGTTTTAAATACAAATGATCCAATATCTATATCTTTATATCCTTGTAAATATGGTAAGGCATCTTGTTCTATGCAAGGTTCCACTGATCAGTCGGCTGTTGGTTTATGGATAGTTTGTGCTCATGAAGAATCATTAAATTCGAAATTTTCtgtatatataagaaaaatgtttgaagaaaatgtttctggaaaaaaaaagaaacataTGGATATATGTCCAGAAAAAGTTctatttaatttaatatttgaaTTTACAAAGACGTCAATTAAAAAACGTAATGGGGGATGTTTTACAGTAAATGATAAATGCCCAAAGGATTTTCATGTATGTTCAGATAAGAAGGACAGAAAATcttttaattattattcattgtcggtatattaaattttttttttttttttttcttaaataaACCATATGAGTGAGTAAAGTAATGAACAATATCATttgacaaaaaaaataaaaaaattaaaaaatgaaacaaaaaatataaattgATTTGTTCACTAAATTGAGGGGGAAGGGCGTTTATATCTACAAATTGGTTTATGAAAAAGGCTATTTCTTAttatacaatataaattaaaaaaaaaaaaatataaataaataaataaatatatacatatatatatatatatatatatatatatatatatattttatatgattttatttttagccttttattcattaaataaatttattattatatatatgtttatttataaaaaaaaaaaaaaaaaataatctatatattcatatacattttttaaaccttaatatataatatttaatatggccatataattctatatatttatatattatacatatgggtacgaaaaaaaaaaaaaaaaaaaaaaaaaaaaaaaaagaacatatatatatatatatatatatatatattattatatatataatatatgtaacatttttaaaaatatcttATTTGCTTTCTAATTTTATGActtcaaatatatatatattatttattctcctgttaaattaatttatatatatctaattatcatcatcaatgaaaaaataatagatAGAAATATTCCtcagaaaaaaaaaaaaaaaaaaaaaaaaaaaaaggggGGAGGATTTTTGTAGGAGATTTTGtttgtaaaaaattattataaaaaaaaaaaaaaaaaaccttacagtaaaataaatgacaaataaaaataatataatatatattaatatatatttatttaaataatttttatattataattttccGAAATTTTCCctttctttatataaatatcatattaataaatacTTTGAATAAAGtttgaataataatgtaaaGGTTTTATAATATAGGAATTAAAATACATGATGAGTAATATATCAGATAAGAACATATTGAAATATGAGGAGAAGTATGAagaaagaagaaaaaaaacagagaaagaaaaaaaaaagagtaattatattataaataatataaatgagGAACGTGATAGCTATGAGGATAATTATTCAAGAGGAAAAACACAATCATATAGAAGTTACGAATATAAATTAGAAcatataacaaaaaaaaaagaagaatatgataataatacatattggaaaaaaaaaaaatataggGAATATTCAcaagataaaaaatataacgaggaatattataataagGATTCTTCTTATAgttataaaagaaaatatgcacaaaaaagaaatgaacCCAACAGATCtgattattatgataaCCATTCTGAGTCTTCAATGGAAAAAGTTAATTTAAATGAGGACGAAGAAGATTATGATAAAGATTATTTTTTGGAAAGAGGAGATGGTTATAAGAATTctagaaaatataaattcaatgaaaagaaatattcacaatatgataatgaaaggatgaaaaaatattccaGTTATAATGATAAAGTATTCAATATGCatctatataataaaaaaaagtttaGTTATCACaatgatatgaataaatatgattatatgAACAAAACATCTGTGGAAggtaaatataaaaatgatgtttcagattattataacaaacgatataataatgattttgaagattataaaaaagacaatttttatagaaaaagaaaaattagCCCAAGTATTATAACAAATAGggatgataataatatggataagaattatattatgaGTAGTAgaaaggaatatatatcatatgaATCATCAACAAAAAGAAGACGTTccaataataatagtgtTATATCACATTATGAATATGATACACAGTATGAGAAAAAGTCAACAAAGGttgatgataatgataaaaacaatataagttataaaaaagaaaataaaagtgATAATGCAAAAAgtgtatataatattgtgGGAGATAAAAATTTAGAAATACTATCCAATCAGAGtataaaagaagaatataaaaaagaagaaatgTTTTCATTACATGAAGCAGAAAATAGAAATGAAAGAAAAGATAATTATGAAAACgaacataaatatatattaacaagtggaaatataaaaaaacattcattcaaagaagaatataaagaaaattcTTCTAAAAGAAAATCTTACAGtgtaaataaattatcaaGGAAAAGTTCAtctaaaatatataataggGAGAACa contains these protein-coding regions:
- a CDS encoding perforin-like protein 3; amino-acid sequence: MTFIRGSFIFLYILIIIINTIYQNLFDNIGNVSMISKIFSSNIFVSTKGHGYIENTVENIPQIENSKIINILQHDEIINKVNHNTNYTDTLYRQHNQKSKKNIKIKSPQRKNHRKLVKVKNNINFNEIKNDHETNSNDSLFKTEEISEKKECKGSAKNCIRGNVKSLINVMKGMEINKNEKDNSDLDKEMNIYDDEHHTVIVFDGTDENKDLYNKYKKIKKNTNGMDSIVIQGTEYLGVGYDFIFGNPIGDPFLKVDPGYRDSIIKLTYPKSDEDYPDNYMNINPNGSFVRNEISCNRSEKESEISTMSEYTKELSVDASIGASYGLFGSFSASTGYKSVSNTISKNKFRMFMLKSYCFKYVASLSQYSQWKLTDQFVRAISLLPSHFNSLEKDGTYCTDEEFRDNRKSEKCGKSVTAWMYFFKNFGTHVSTLLHLGGKITQQVKISKNDYKAITESGLSVSASVSAGFGLFKVKGSTNTESNESSNDESSASSLEKETVIIGGTTIFDPNDPNNFEKWAESITENPMPIKGEYEPLSRILPTRLSKIYEEALRFYISVNVPSNFGQITDNEIRQYNIKEELMKATMVHSSGTGLVVVECEEKQNFLLGFSLSIPNDLSNLKDFYLNSCDEDSDKCYSKMSDNVYSYIFAMCKEEMIPFFEQKVKSGVGLLTLECSEKNQVILFGFGISVLNTNDPISISLYPCKYGKASCSMQGSTDQSAVGLWIVCAHEESLNSKFSVYIRKMFEENVSGKKKKHMDICPEKVLFNLIFEFTKTSIKKRNGGCFTVNDKCPKDFHVCSDKKDRKSFNYYSLSVY